The proteins below come from a single Leptospirillum ferriphilum genomic window:
- a CDS encoding AAA family ATPase yields MAETGNNGRDHPFLFTFLGRTEIRLGEGRISSSCFDKAAALLTWLSLSGSLRSRSEITSLLWPNLSEQRGRANLSQLLLVLSRKTSSGTRIEKERDALRLRFPAEADPERVVDVLQFLSDAPPPGCQRLHAPARCSRCREQIRFRQSLYRGEFLQGESLPNSPPFRLWVEDMRRKLSERKGVLDRLLSGQIESFPPEVSGRVSREWRPLTVLCVLVQGKDRQTAEEILECIEPWRRSSESLLRNRGGEVAKFRKPGLLAYFGYPSAREEDARMAATSALEILASFSSLPEYGTLEIRTVIHSGPAACDLLREIPDATGERTDETVSFVRQAPAGKAVASETAMARLGQHFRSVRRGRGVLPQGGFMSLHVLEPEHSAIPSESLLIGRDRELATLKEAWKHATEGISGLHWIIGEPGIGKSALVNFFVRSVCMDSEPAKNVRILSCLPEFRETPWFPLRKLFRNTESGRSSPSDAAFLSPRQRPEDCLFLFPDSSLRDRQDLPDLTPEERREKTELFLLDVLLETVQGSPLLLVVEDVHWADYATLSLLRRILDRKPMPPALLLLTCRSGKCPPFLPSPESGNLLELAPLDRHHSRTLVEQTVPGLSPHRMRTILDLGDGIPLYLRELATAPKPTENGHVSFGTSVPAGLQGLMASRIDLLGDLREIAQVSACIGQSVPSDLLMHVGVEGWDERRVLSGIDVLLRQGVLEKDADNPPIFIFHHSLLREALLSSLPAPFLRKTHARIASTLRSHFREWVDREPEFLAGHLARSGACDEAISTWIMASENASARGFPEHAREHLEYALRLVPEISDPSRRQEREQEILTALAQASWFTHGVGSDYVRDLLRQRDAVLETLHVSTKTFPVFYSLWATTNARSGPLESRPLLQLLEKALQLPDLSPADTCQTLFALGEDALWRGELNTAGQFFEDALSRQKASDTPPSFLTIYGEDSVVRCLASLSIVRWQQGFGQTALSLVRQAEEHSLAISNPASYAHSLHFELTLHLFQDEPEQVLKVGRQAVEWAERHGFYQWKILALLAIGWARGNPEGYRNAREVGEALRATLPGLSSVLSLIEADAALRAGMAEEALNGVLQARDDAERKGVRLFYPEFFRLEGEARLRLRSEEKETARNRFLEAIGHASEAGAPMLALKALLSCLRAFPGEPSPAQNVLDTFPRKEPCAKLREALFLSGIQTTLSENPS; encoded by the coding sequence GTGGCCGAAACCGGCAACAACGGGAGGGATCACCCCTTCCTGTTCACGTTTCTGGGACGAACGGAAATCCGGTTGGGTGAGGGCAGGATTTCCTCTTCCTGTTTCGATAAGGCGGCCGCTCTTCTGACCTGGTTGTCCCTCTCCGGCAGCTTGCGGTCCCGATCGGAGATCACGTCTCTTTTGTGGCCCAACCTTTCGGAACAACGAGGCAGGGCCAACCTGAGCCAGCTTCTCCTCGTCCTTTCCCGCAAAACATCAAGCGGAACACGGATCGAAAAGGAAAGGGATGCTCTGAGACTGCGCTTCCCCGCAGAGGCTGATCCGGAACGTGTGGTCGATGTCCTCCAGTTTCTTTCGGATGCTCCCCCGCCCGGGTGTCAACGGCTGCATGCTCCTGCACGCTGTTCCCGATGCCGTGAACAGATCCGCTTCCGACAGTCCCTCTACCGGGGAGAGTTCCTGCAGGGGGAGTCTCTCCCGAACTCCCCCCCGTTCCGCCTCTGGGTGGAGGACATGAGAAGAAAACTTTCAGAGCGAAAGGGCGTCCTCGACCGGCTTCTCTCAGGTCAGATCGAGTCGTTCCCCCCGGAGGTTTCCGGAAGGGTTTCCCGGGAATGGCGTCCACTGACCGTCCTGTGCGTACTGGTCCAGGGGAAGGACAGGCAGACCGCCGAAGAGATCCTGGAATGCATCGAACCCTGGAGACGATCTTCGGAAAGTCTCCTCCGGAATCGGGGCGGAGAGGTGGCGAAGTTCCGGAAACCGGGTCTCCTGGCCTACTTCGGTTATCCATCGGCCCGGGAAGAGGACGCCCGGATGGCCGCCACGAGCGCCCTGGAAATCCTCGCCTCCTTTTCCAGTCTTCCGGAATACGGAACACTGGAAATCCGCACGGTCATCCACTCCGGACCGGCAGCCTGCGACCTGCTCCGGGAAATTCCGGACGCAACGGGGGAAAGGACGGACGAAACGGTCTCTTTCGTCCGTCAGGCTCCGGCGGGGAAGGCGGTCGCAAGCGAGACAGCCATGGCACGCCTTGGCCAGCATTTCCGGAGCGTCCGTAGGGGCCGCGGAGTCCTGCCGCAGGGAGGGTTTATGTCGCTCCATGTTCTGGAACCGGAACACAGTGCAATTCCCTCCGAATCCCTTTTGATCGGACGAGACAGGGAGCTGGCCACCCTGAAGGAAGCCTGGAAGCACGCGACGGAGGGAATTTCCGGACTACACTGGATCATCGGCGAACCGGGGATTGGAAAATCCGCTCTGGTCAATTTCTTCGTCCGTTCCGTGTGCATGGACAGCGAACCCGCGAAAAACGTCCGAATCCTCTCCTGTCTCCCCGAGTTTCGCGAGACCCCCTGGTTTCCTCTCCGGAAACTCTTCCGAAACACCGAGTCCGGGCGAAGTTCTCCCTCCGATGCTGCTTTCCTCTCCCCCCGACAGCGTCCGGAGGACTGCCTTTTTCTGTTTCCGGACAGCTCCCTCAGAGACAGGCAAGATCTTCCGGATCTGACGCCGGAAGAGCGACGGGAGAAGACAGAGCTCTTCCTGCTGGACGTCCTCCTTGAAACGGTCCAGGGGTCTCCCCTTCTCCTCGTGGTCGAGGATGTGCACTGGGCGGACTATGCCACCCTTTCCCTTCTCCGGAGGATTCTCGACCGAAAGCCGATGCCCCCGGCATTGCTCCTTTTGACCTGCCGGTCGGGGAAATGCCCCCCTTTCCTTCCCTCTCCCGAATCCGGCAATCTTCTGGAACTCGCGCCGCTCGACCGCCATCACAGTCGAACCCTCGTCGAACAGACCGTCCCGGGATTGTCGCCGCACCGGATGCGCACTATTCTGGATCTGGGGGACGGGATTCCCCTTTATCTTCGGGAACTCGCAACTGCCCCAAAGCCAACGGAGAACGGACACGTTTCCTTCGGGACGTCCGTTCCGGCTGGACTGCAGGGTCTGATGGCCTCCCGTATCGACCTTCTGGGAGATCTCCGGGAAATCGCACAGGTTTCCGCCTGCATCGGACAAAGCGTCCCGAGCGACCTGCTGATGCATGTCGGGGTCGAAGGCTGGGACGAACGGCGCGTGCTTTCCGGAATCGATGTCCTTCTCAGACAGGGTGTTCTGGAAAAGGACGCGGACAATCCTCCGATATTCATTTTTCATCATTCCCTCTTGCGGGAAGCGCTTCTCTCTTCTCTTCCCGCCCCCTTTCTCCGGAAGACCCATGCCCGGATCGCGTCGACGCTCCGGTCCCATTTCCGGGAATGGGTTGATCGGGAGCCCGAATTTCTGGCGGGGCATCTCGCCCGCTCCGGTGCATGCGACGAAGCGATCTCAACCTGGATCATGGCTTCGGAAAACGCCTCTGCGCGGGGCTTTCCCGAACACGCCCGGGAACATCTCGAATATGCGCTGAGACTCGTCCCCGAGATTTCCGATCCGTCCCGAAGACAGGAGCGGGAGCAGGAGATCCTGACCGCCCTCGCCCAGGCGTCCTGGTTCACACACGGCGTCGGTTCGGATTACGTCCGGGATCTCTTAAGACAACGGGATGCCGTCCTCGAGACCTTGCACGTGTCCACAAAAACGTTTCCGGTTTTCTACAGCCTATGGGCGACAACCAACGCCCGGTCCGGCCCCCTGGAATCCAGACCGCTCCTTCAGCTCCTTGAAAAGGCCCTTCAGCTTCCGGATCTCTCTCCTGCGGACACCTGCCAGACCCTGTTCGCCCTGGGCGAGGATGCCCTCTGGCGCGGAGAACTGAACACCGCCGGACAATTCTTCGAGGATGCCCTCTCCCGGCAAAAGGCATCCGATACTCCGCCCTCTTTTTTGACAATCTATGGGGAAGACAGCGTCGTCCGGTGTCTTGCAAGCCTGTCCATCGTCCGGTGGCAACAGGGGTTCGGGCAGACGGCGCTCTCACTCGTCCGCCAGGCGGAGGAACATTCTCTTGCCATTTCCAATCCGGCGTCGTATGCGCATTCCCTCCACTTTGAACTCACTCTCCATCTCTTCCAGGACGAACCCGAACAGGTCCTGAAGGTGGGCCGGCAGGCAGTGGAATGGGCCGAACGACACGGATTTTACCAATGGAAAATTCTGGCCCTTCTGGCAATTGGCTGGGCCCGGGGGAATCCGGAAGGGTACCGGAACGCACGGGAAGTCGGCGAGGCCCTTCGGGCAACCCTCCCCGGGCTCTCGTCCGTTCTTTCCCTCATCGAGGCCGATGCGGCTCTTCGCGCCGGGATGGCCGAAGAAGCCCTGAACGGGGTTCTCCAGGCCCGGGACGATGCCGAGAGAAAAGGGGTACGCCTTTTCTATCCGGAGTTTTTCCGTCTGGAGGGAGAAGCCCGGCTTCGTCTCCGTTCGGAGGAGAAAGAAACGGCCAGGAATCGTTTTCTGGAGGCGATCGGGCATGCCTCGGAAGCGGGGGCTCCCATGCTGGCCCTGAAGGCCCTTCTCTCCTGTCTGAGAGCGTTTCCCGGAGAACCCTCCCCGGCACAGAACGTGTTGGACACCTTTCCCCGGAAAGAACCCTGCGCGAAACTCAGGGAAGCCCTGTTTTTGTCCGGCATCCAGACAACACTGTCGGAAAATCCCTCCTAG
- a CDS encoding sigma 54-interacting transcriptional regulator, which yields MGELPLPLQVKLLRVLQEKKFSRIGSVREISFNARIVCATNKDLKEEVLRGTFREDLFYRLDGLSIRIPPLRDRMNDVLPMAEYLLKKIVRNGNLPERTLGPSAGKAIQSYSWPGNVRELHNVIYRASIIADKTEIREEDLGLPLERSVQEKPTLRELREIFEKEIVLESLVRHQGNVTRVAEELDVSKPSVYHFIKKHNLPTTFSVSPAEKPQSGS from the coding sequence ATCGGGGAGCTCCCCCTTCCTCTCCAGGTCAAGCTGTTGCGGGTCCTTCAGGAGAAAAAATTCAGCCGGATCGGGTCTGTCCGTGAAATTTCCTTCAATGCGCGGATTGTGTGCGCGACCAATAAGGATTTAAAAGAAGAGGTCCTTCGGGGAACATTCCGGGAAGATCTTTTCTACAGGCTCGATGGTCTGTCGATACGGATTCCGCCTTTGCGGGATCGCATGAACGATGTCCTTCCCATGGCGGAATACCTGTTGAAGAAAATCGTCCGGAACGGGAACCTTCCGGAGAGGACTTTAGGCCCCTCGGCAGGAAAGGCAATCCAGTCCTACTCGTGGCCGGGGAACGTCCGGGAACTGCACAATGTCATTTACCGGGCCTCGATCATTGCCGACAAGACGGAAATCCGGGAAGAGGACCTGGGGCTTCCCCTTGAACGGTCAGTCCAGGAAAAGCCCACCCTTCGGGAGCTTCGGGAAATCTTTGAAAAGGAGATCGTCCTGGAAAGTCTGGTTCGCCACCAGGGAAATGTGACCCGTGTTGCAGAAGAGCTCGATGTCTCGAAGCCCTCTGTCTATCATTTCATCAAAAAACACAACCTTCCCACCACGTTTTCCGTGTCGCCTGCCGAAAAGCCTCAATCCGGCTCCTGA
- the glmS gene encoding glutamine--fructose-6-phosphate transaminase (isomerizing) — translation MCGIIGYVGTSPALPYLLKGLEQLEYRGYDSAGVAVMEKEGPRVVKSVGSTVRLREKVSGQSFSGGVGIGHTRWATHGVPSEANAHPQWAGSLFIVHNGIVENERILREELEAGGAVFLSETDTETIVHLVHREMDGGKPFGEAVRTILPFLEGSYSFLIAHADPSEPLIAVHRGAPLLLGTCSHGVFVASDMTAFPGEVHSTLPLEVDDMVTIRSDGRFEILSLAEGKARVPTLVSRSHQGGHGKGEYPHYMFKEIGEQPEMLDRLLSRRIRTERGRLSVGFSPEAETALQGAKRIRIVGCGTSFHAGLLGKYRIESLAGIPVDVDVASEFRYREPILDPATDLLVLLTQSGETADTLAALRMAREAGVPTLSLVNVEGSTAHREADASIFLDAGPEFGVAATKTFMSQITLLTLIALFLAPEVRLAEKEGRSRDEILSDFLKLPMLLDKTLSLSTGVTAMSRSLEEVSTVLFMGRGGDFPLALEGALKLKEISYIHAEGYAGGELKHGPLALVEKGTPVVSLLSPDERLVPKMVSNMKETLSRGAFLLSIGSERFQEEFSSVSSLSLALPDCSPIFFPLVAAVPLQLLAYHTACFKGYDVDRPRNLAKSVTVE, via the coding sequence ATGTGCGGAATCATCGGATATGTCGGGACGTCTCCTGCGCTTCCCTATCTTTTAAAAGGTCTCGAACAGCTCGAGTACCGCGGATATGATTCGGCCGGGGTGGCGGTCATGGAAAAAGAGGGACCGCGCGTCGTGAAGTCAGTCGGGTCGACTGTCCGTTTGCGGGAGAAAGTGTCCGGGCAATCTTTTTCCGGAGGGGTTGGGATCGGTCATACCCGGTGGGCGACGCACGGTGTGCCATCGGAGGCGAACGCCCATCCCCAGTGGGCGGGGTCCCTGTTTATCGTCCATAACGGTATCGTGGAAAACGAGCGAATCCTTCGCGAAGAGCTGGAAGCGGGCGGTGCGGTCTTTCTGTCGGAGACGGACACCGAAACGATCGTTCACCTCGTTCATCGGGAGATGGACGGTGGGAAGCCCTTCGGGGAAGCCGTGCGGACCATCCTGCCGTTTCTCGAGGGCTCCTATTCTTTTCTGATCGCCCACGCCGATCCCTCGGAGCCGTTGATCGCGGTTCACCGGGGAGCTCCGCTCCTCCTCGGGACATGTTCGCACGGCGTGTTTGTGGCATCGGACATGACCGCGTTCCCGGGAGAGGTCCATTCGACCTTGCCTCTGGAGGTCGATGACATGGTGACGATCCGTTCCGATGGACGCTTTGAAATCCTCTCGCTGGCAGAGGGAAAGGCGCGTGTGCCGACTCTCGTCAGCCGGAGCCATCAGGGGGGGCACGGCAAGGGAGAGTATCCCCACTATATGTTCAAGGAAATTGGAGAACAGCCGGAGATGCTCGACCGTCTTCTGTCCAGACGGATCCGGACGGAAAGAGGCCGACTGTCCGTGGGGTTTTCTCCGGAAGCCGAAACGGCTCTCCAGGGCGCGAAACGGATCCGGATCGTGGGATGCGGGACGTCTTTTCACGCGGGCCTTCTGGGAAAATACCGCATCGAATCTCTGGCAGGGATCCCCGTCGACGTCGACGTCGCGTCCGAGTTTCGCTACCGTGAGCCGATCCTCGACCCCGCGACCGACCTTCTGGTTCTCCTGACCCAGTCGGGAGAAACCGCCGACACCCTGGCGGCCTTGCGGATGGCCCGCGAAGCCGGCGTGCCCACCCTGTCTCTGGTCAATGTGGAAGGGAGCACCGCCCACAGAGAGGCCGATGCCTCGATTTTCCTGGACGCCGGTCCCGAATTTGGCGTTGCGGCAACAAAAACCTTTATGTCCCAGATCACTCTTTTGACACTGATTGCTCTCTTTCTGGCCCCCGAAGTCCGTCTGGCCGAAAAAGAGGGGAGGTCGAGGGACGAAATTCTCTCCGATTTTCTCAAACTTCCGATGCTGCTCGACAAAACGCTCTCTCTCTCCACCGGGGTGACGGCCATGTCCCGCAGTCTGGAAGAGGTTTCGACGGTCCTGTTCATGGGCCGTGGAGGAGATTTTCCGCTGGCGCTGGAAGGGGCCCTGAAACTCAAGGAAATTTCTTATATCCACGCGGAAGGATATGCCGGAGGAGAACTGAAACACGGTCCCCTGGCCCTTGTCGAAAAAGGCACACCCGTGGTTTCCCTTCTTTCTCCGGATGAGAGGCTGGTTCCGAAGATGGTCAGCAACATGAAGGAAACCCTGTCGCGGGGAGCGTTCCTTCTGAGTATCGGTTCCGAGCGTTTTCAGGAGGAGTTTTCGTCCGTGTCGTCCCTTTCACTGGCCCTGCCGGACTGTTCACCGATTTTTTTCCCCCTTGTTGCGGCAGTTCCGCTTCAGCTTCTCGCTTATCATACGGCGTGTTTCAAAGGGTATGACGTTGACCGTCCGCGCAATCTCGCAAAAAGTGTGACGGTCGAATAA